GTTGATATTCGGGAACAAGGTTCCGGCTCTACGGGGGCGACGAATGTGCTTAGAACACTGGGGAAAGGCCCTGCACTGCTGGTTTTACTCATTGATGCTCTCAAAGGAGTCGCTGCGATCGCTCTGGTTCATGGTTACTACGCCTTGGTACAGACGCCCGTCTTGCCTGCAACCTGGAGACCTTGGTTAGTGGCCGCCTCCGCCTTCGCGGCCTTATTGGGTCACAGTAAATCAATTTGGATTAACTTCACGGGGGGCAAATCGGTCGCTACAGGTTTAGGGGTCTTACTCGCCATGTCTTGGTCTGTAGGATTAGGAGCTTTAGGGGTCTTTGCTATGGTGTTGGCACTGTTCCGCATGGTTTCCCTCGGTTCAATTACAGCCGCGATCGCAGTTCCAATCCTGATGATTCTCTTCTGTGCCCCACTTTCCTACCAACTGTTTGCGAGTGCGGCTGCCTTGTACGTCGTCGTCAGGCATCGTAGCAATATTCAGCGTATTCTTGCCGGTACCGAACCTCAAATTGGGCAACCCCTGCCGACAGAGGTGCAAAGCAATTAACCTCTTCGTGGAAGCCCTACGTCAAACTACCGTTTGGTGATCGGAGAAGTCATAGCCATACATAGACATAATGTCAGACACAGAGACGTTGTTACAGAATGTATTCGATACTATCTCCACTGGCATTTTTGTGGTAAAGGTCGAGACGCTTGACAGCAGCGCAGCAGAAAGCATAACCTTCCGGTTTGTCACAGCCAACCCAGCTTATGTCAAGATGCTGTCGTTACCCCCGAATGCCTTAGTCGGGTTATCCCCTCATGATTGTTTTCCTCCAGACATCGCTGACCGCTTTTATGCGAACTACAGCCGCTGTTTAGAGCAACGCCAACCCATTAGTTATCAAGAATCCTTGGAGGTGGATAGTGAGCGTTGCAGGTTAATCACCACGCTGTCACCGATGTTTGAAGCCGATGGGCGAATTTCGCAAATCATCGGTTCGTCCCAGGTTCTTATTACTGAGTGCCAACAAACTGAAGAAGCTTTATTTCAAGAAAAAGAATTACTATCTACCCTGATTAAAAATGCCCCGATTGGGATTATTTCAACGGATGAATCAGGAGAAATTTTATTAGTTAATCCAGCCTTTGAGAAAATTTGTGGTTATGCGGTGGAAGAACTCGTCGGTCAAAGACCTCCTTACCCTTACTGGGATTTAGCCAACCTCGATCAGATTTATCAAGAATTTGATCAGGCCATGTCCGGCAAGAAGGAATATATTGAACTCTGGTTTGCCCGAAAAAATGGCGAGAGGTTTTTGGCTCGGCTACAGCCGATTACCATCTTCGATGAACAGGGAAATATACTCCGTCATCTAGCCACAATGGAGGATATTACGAAGTATAAGCAAGCAGAAGAGGAACTGTACAAAGCTCTGGAAACGGAAAGAGAACTCAACGAACTTAAATCTCGTTTCGTGGCGATGGTTTCCCATGAGTACCGCACTCCACTCACGACTATCTTATCGTCAGCCGAGTTACTCGAACGTTATATTGATCAATTTACACAAGAGAAAAGACGTCAGCACTACACTCGCATTCAATCTGCTGTCCATCTTCTGACCCAGCTTGTGAATGATGTACTCACGATTAGCAAAATCGAAGCGGGAAAACAGGCGTTTAACCCTTCTCCCTTAGATTTAGTAAAATTCTGCCGCGAACTGGTGGAAGAGTTTCAACTGACGATAGGGAGCCTGCACACTCTGCTCTTTACGAGTCACGGTAACGCTCCGTCTGAAGCACAAGGTTCCATGATGGCTAAGGCTGACATGGACGAAAAATTGCTGCGATATATTATCAGTAATTTGCTCTCGAATGCGATCAAATATTCCCCGGAGGGCACGACAGTCCGGTTTGACCTGTCTGTTGACCCACACCAAGCCATATTGAGCATCCAAGACGCAGGGATCGGGATTCCTTTAGAAGACCAACCGCACCTGTTTGAGTCGTTTTACCGGGGCACCAATGTCGGCGCTCTATCCGGAACAGGATTGGGGCTAGCCATTGTTAAAAGTTCTGTGGACTTACAGGGGGGAAAAATCGCCGTGAGCAGTGATGTCGGGGTGGGTACTACCGTTACCGTGACGTTGCCATTGAACTATCCGCGAACAGGCGAGAGCGATTACCGAAGGGACACTGCCGAGGGCGTTAACTCCAAGGGCTAGCACGAAGCGATCGCGATTTTTCTATCATTGAAACTTAAACTGCTACTGCGAAACTTAAGGTTACAAGGGCGTAGTAGCTCTCAAACCTACTGACCCAGTTGTCGAGAACGTTCTTTCGCGGCTAGAACGGCTTGAATCAAGGCAGAACGGAAACCCGCACGTTCCAACTCAGCAATCCCCGCAATAGTAGTCCCACCAGGACTAGTCACTTGGTCTTTGAGTTGAGCAGGGTGCAATTGAGATTGTTGCAACAAATTAGCTGTTCCTAAGACGGTGGAGAGAGCCAACTTAGACGCGATCGCTCTAGGTAACCCAGCCGCAACCCCTCCATCGGCGAGGGCTTCCACCATCACGGCCACATAAGCCGGTCCCGATCCCGATAAGGCGGTTACGGCATCCATCAACGATTCCGGTACCTCCACTACGTCGCCCACCGATTCAAAGATAGCGATCGCTTGTTCCATCTGGCTCTTACTAACCGCTTTTCCCGGTGAGAGCGCCGTGATTCCTGCCCCTACTGTTGCAGGGGTATTGGGCATCGCCCGAATAACTGGCTGATGCCCAAATGCTGCTTCTAGCTTACTTAAAGACACACCCGCTAAAATCGAAATCACTATCGGCAGGGGCTTTCCCTCCGGACGCTGAGAATCCCCCCCTGCCAGCTCTATCGCTACCGTCTCAAAAACCTGGGGTTTAACTGCCAACAACAATACATCCGAGACCGCCCCTGCGACTCGGTTATTCGATGTCACATTGACACCGTACTTTTTCGCCAACAACTCCTGTTGATGGACTTGTGGCTCACTGACTAGGACATCCTCAGGGCGATAAAACTGTTGAGCAATCAGGCGGGATAAGAGAGCTTCTCCCATTACCCCACCACCGACTATGCCAAGTTTGATTGCCACCCCAGCCCCTCTCTTAACAGAATTTTAGATTTTGGATTTTGGATTCTAGAGCGAGTCTAAAATCCCACAATTCCGTAATTGTTATTGAGCCATGCGCTCCTGTTCAGACGCCCAAGCAGGCGCAGGAGCCGCTGGACGGTTAGGACGCATCTGCGGCGAAGTCACTTCGTGAACCACACCAGATTGCGTACTGACCTGAACACAACTCGGTGTAAATAAGAATATACTTTCGCCAATTCGCTCTTGATGACCATCAATGGCGTAAGTGCCACCGGCAACGAAATCTACGGCGCGTTGCGCTTGATCGGGGTCCATAATGGTCAGATTTAAAACCACCGACTTACGCTCTCGCAGGGCTTGAATCACCTGGGGCATTTCTTCAAACGAACGCGGCTCGATCACCGCAACTTCCGAAATCCCATTGACAGCTCCAGGCATCCCAATCACGTTATTCATTGAAGTTGATCCCATTCCTGCTTCTGATACTACACTGGTGCGCTCCCGGACGCGACGACGCGCTGTACGGTCTTCTTCCGGGGGAGGCGCGGGTTGAACTGGCTGTTCTTGCTGATAGAGATTTTGGTAGGCATCCCCATCATCTTCATACTCGTACTCGTATTCCACTGGCTCGTTGAGACCCACAAAATCTCGGAGCTTGGTAAAGATGTTGTTCATTGTTCACTCTCCATCACAACTTTAAGTTTGACGCTAAAAATCTGACTAGCGGTTATTTGGGAGGCAGCCGTCTCTAATAGATTAGATACTTGTTTAGAGCGAAAAGAACAGAAGATAGCTTTTATATAGTCTGCCCCCTGATAATTCTCACACCTGACAAGCCTCTCAAAATAAACCAAAAGTATACATCAGCCTCCTAAAAGCAGGTAGTCGTACAAAACCCCACAAGACATACCAATCAATTTTAAGGGTGACAATATGCATCAGAGTTGTGTTGGCAATATATTAGCTCATAGCTTGACCCATAGATCGAGGGGGGCATATATGTCAGGTTAAGCCATGCGTTCACCAAAGATAATTCGTCCCAACCGCACTTGGGTAGCACCCGCTTGCACGGCCAGAAGGTAATCATCTGACATTCCCATCGATAGCTCCTGCATGTGAAGATTCGACCAGTTTTGCTGGCCAATCTTGAGAGCCAGTTCACGGGTACGATCAAAGACCTGTAGACTTTCCTCTGGAGATAATCCCAGTGGCAGAATCGTCATTAACCCGCGAATTTGTAACGCCGTGCACTGATCGAGTTCAGGTAAATCTGCTAACAGCTCAGGTATGCTCCAACCGAATTTGTCTGGATCAGGCACAACTTTGACTTGGAGGCAAACATTTGGCTTTAATGACAGTTCAGTCGCTAATCGATTCAGTCGCTGGGCTAACTTGAGATTGTCACAAGAATGAATCCACTGAAATTGCTCTAAGGCTTTTTTTGCTTTGTTGCTTTGTAGATGACCGATAAGATGCCAGTTGAGGTCTGGCAAATCTTTCAATTGAGCTATTTTGGCTTCCGCTTCTTGAAGGCGGCTTTCAGCAAAATCCCGCACACCAGCTAAGTAAGCCTCGCGCATGGCGTCCACTGGAACTTGTTTCGTGACAGCAATTAGCCGGACACCTGCCGGCAGTTGATCGCGCACAGTGGCAATACGTTCTGCAATGGAACCAGTCATTCGCTTTGAGAGTTGAGATGCGGATAACTCAATTATCCTCCTAGAACATGCCAGAGGCTGGGGGATGTCGGATTGTCGTTTGTAGAATTATGGTTCCATCCCTGAATTTCAAGCTAAAGCCAAAGGATAGTGGGTCACAGAAAGGTTTGTTTATGGATAAGCTGAAGCTTCTCAATATCGGCTGAGGAGCCGATGCGACGAAGTTGGCGGAGGCGATTTTCCACTAACAGGCGAGCATCGGAACGGCTAATGGGTTCAAAGGTCAGCCCTTCGGAAGATGTGGTTACCAAAAAGAATAAGCGTTGGGCATAGAGAGTGGTGAATAATTCCTGGTTCTCTTCAACCATGCAAACTCGATAAAGCAGGCCAAACGTTGGGTGATTCAGGTAAGTTTCGGTGCTCATTAACATCCAAACTAAAAATACCCATCCCTAGTTGGGGGATTGGGAAGAGTCACATAGAGAACAGGCGTACTGACTCCGATGAAAGCTATGCCGATGATAGCTTGATTCGGGGTGGACGGAGAGGCAAGATTTGCCTTGTTAAGAAGATTAGGGTAATTGAGAAGTGCAGAGTCCGATGAAACCTATGCTGATAATCGCTTGATTCGGGATTGACCGAAAATAATGGGATACAAGCCCCGCCCTTCTAGGGCGGCTTTTATTTCTCTAGACACCTGTGATAAAACGCGCTTACGATAGTTCAAGAGTATTATAGTAAGGAGGTGAGGAAGTGTTTAATCTAGTCTACGAGTTTAAACTTAAGCCTAAAGCAGCACAGGTAGCCATCCTTGAAGACTGGCTAGAGCAGTGCCGACGTGTTTACAACTATGCACTTGCCGAGCGTAAGGATTGGTTCAAGTCTCGCAGCTGTCCTATAAATGCTTGCTCCCTCCAGTCCGAATACATCATTCCCGCAGACACCAAAAGACCCACCTACGCCAGCCAGTGCAAAGGGCTAACCGAAGCTAGAGCTAAGATACCTGCACTAAACGCCGTTCAAGTTCACGTTCTACAGCAAACGCTGAAGCGTCTTGAGCAGGCGTTTGTCAGTATGTGGGAGCAAGGGCATGGCTTTCCTCGGTTCAGGAAGGCGGGAACGATGCGATCGTTTGTGTTTCCACAGATGGGCGTTAATCCTATCAAAGGAGGCGCTATCAAGCTACCGAAGATTGGTTGGGTTAAGTTCCGGCAATCCAGGGAAATCCCCGATGGTGCAACCTTAAAGCAAGTCCGGATAGTGCGACGGGCTAGCGGATGGTATACCATGCTCACCTTGCAATGGGACGTAAACGTTCCTGATGTAATGCCGCATGGCGAGGCGATTGGGATTGATGTCGGTATTAGTCATTTTGCTGCGGTTTCTAACGGTAAGTTGTTCCCTAATCCACGACCTTTTAAGAAGCTCGAACGCAAGCTTAAATTGCTGCAACGCCAGTGTTCTAGAAAGGTTAAGGGTTCAATCAACCGTCGATTAGCACAAGTCAAAGTCAGTAAACTGCACGAACGAATTGCCAACACTCGGAAAAACTACTACTGGTTATTAGCTCACAATCTCTGCGATTGGGCAGGGATGATATTTGTGGAAGACTTAAACCTCAAAGGTCTAGCGCGTGGCTTTTTAGGGAAGCACTGTTTAGATGCGGGATGGGGTCAGTTCTTCCAAGTATTAGAGCAGTGTTGCCGTAAACGCGGGGTGTTTTTCCTGAAGGTGGATAGCAAGAAGACGAGTCAGATATGCCCAAATTGCCTTGTAGAGACAGGAAAGAAAGAGCTATCTGAGCGAGTTCATTCGTGCGAATATTGCGGCTATACAACACATAGAGATGTTGCAGCCGCTCAAGTAGTTCTCGTTAGGGGACTTGCAGCCGTGGGACACACGGTCAAGATGCTTTGTGAGGGTAAATTCATTGGAATCCCCGTGACGAAAGAATCCCCGTCCTTCTAGGACGGGCGAGTGTCAAACAGAGCCAGTCATAGGGTCGATATGGCTTGAATGCTGGACTGAGCCGTCTCTCAGGTCGCCTCCTAGTGGGCAGGGCGGGTGCATCCCGTTTTTGTAAAAATACGGTCTGTGGGGGAGCATTTAGATATAACTCTCCTCACCCTTCTTTAAATTTACCCATTCGGGGGGTTCCGGACAGGGGTGAGAACTTGCTTGAACTCTCTTCGGAGGGCTTCCCGACGACTCAGTTAAAAGTTTAAAATCTTGAGAGCGGCGATCTGAGCCTGAGCTTTGTGCAGGGACTCATACCATTCTTTTTCTGGGTCACTATCGGCAACAATACCGGCTCCAACTTGACCCGAAACGATTTTAAGGGATTTATCCTCCACATTTAAGGCACTATCCGGATTTCTCACTAAAAGAGTGCGAATCAAAATATTCAAGTCCAGGTTACCGCGTTGATCCATATATCCACAGGAGCCATAGAACAGGCTACGACGGACGGGTTCAAGTTCTTCAATAATTTCCATCGCACGGACTTTGGGACAGCCGGTGATTGTCCCACCGGGAAATAAGGCGCGAATTAGGTCAACCGCATCACGGTCGCTACGCAGGGTACCCGTAATATTGCTAACCAGGTGCATAACGTGACTGTAGCGCTCAATGGTGAACAATTCGTTCACGGCTACCGATCCCCACTCACACACCCGCCCTAGGTCATTGCGCTCTAAATCGACGAGCATGATATGTTCCGCTCGTTCTTTGGCATTCGCTATTAGCTCTTGTGCCAACTGCTGGTCAAGATCGGGTGTTGCTCCGCGCGATCGCGTCCCGGCAATCGGTCGTGTTTGAGCCTGCCGTCCCTGTAGTTCTACAAGTCTTTCCGGAGAGCAGCTAATCACATCACCCCAAGGCGTTTGCCAATAACTAGCAAAGGGAGAAGGATTAATTTGCTGTAAGGCGCAATAAATAGCCCAGCTATTAGCTGTTGTAGCTACCTCAAACCTTAAAGAAAGATTGGCCTGAAAAATATCACCAGCTTGAATGTACTTTTTGGCTTGGATGACAGCGGCTTCAAAGTCCGTTTGAGAGCTAAGGAATGAAAAGGTTGAAGATTGAAGGTTGAACGTTGGAAGGTTATGAGCTTGCTCTAGCTGTTGTTGTAATAGGTCGAGTTCGGCTTCATTTGTAGCAGCTAACCACAAGGTTTGTTGAGTGTGATCCAGCACAGCAAACGCAACGGGTTCATACCAAAAAGCAACGGGAAACGTTAGGGGATCAGGTTTTAATCGAGGTAGCTGCTCAATTTCCCAGGCCAGATCGTAGCCCAGCCAACCGAGCCAACCCCCAGTAAACGGCAGGTGAGGAGGTAGAAGCGAATTTTCGGGTTCTGTGCTCATGTCTCCCTTGCTTTGAGAGCAAGGCAAATGACGCAGGAACGGTAGGATTTCGCCAACAGGTGGAGTCCACATTTGGGCGCATCCCTGCTGGATACGGGGCATTCCTGCACAGATAGAGTATCGAGCTAACTGGGGTTGATCGACAGGGGTAGGGTAGGGGCTTTCAAGAAGGGTGGCAATTTTACCGTTATGGCGAAATAGACGGTCAAATACCTGAGAACCGGTGCGATGTTCTAGGGGTAGCGATCGCCAATACCAGGGCTGCAAGTCATGCATCTGGGACATTCACTTGGGAAAGAGGGACTGGGGACTATGGATGAGAGCGTCGGTCAACTCTTCGAGCTATCGGTGGAAAACAAGGCCAAAGGAAGGTCAGAAGATAAATCATGTTCTCTTCACCCTTGACTCCATCCTACTGAGCTCCCTCATCTACTCGTTATACGTGGGGCTTCTTGCGATTCCAGCTAAATCTCTCCACCCCAAACGACTCGTAATCCCCAGAACACCACTAAGCTAAGCAGAGCCAACCAATCGCCCCAGCGTAGACGTAGCTGGTGCCACTGTACCCGATGCTCATTGGGACTGGTAAATCCCCGCACCAGCATGGCGCTGGCAATTTGCTCAGCTCGTAATAAAAGATTTTCCAGCAGTCGTTCTGCTACCAGTAACCACACTTGCAGGCTTTTGCGGATACCCAATTTTTTCCAATTGATGGCACGGGTATATACAGAACGAACCAAATTCTGCACTTCTTCAAGTACTAGGGGAATGAAGCGCAAAGAAAGGGTTAATGTCAGGGTAATTTCCGTTACGGGTACCCCCATCCGTCGCAAAGGTCGCATCAAGCTTTCTAAACCCGCCGTAATTTCTTCAGGTGCCGTTGTGAGCAGGAACAGGGTACTGCTGTAGATGACGGTAAAAAGTAGTGTGCTGACGCGAATCGCCAGGTCTAAAGAGCGGCGAGTTACGGTAAAAGGGCCAGCCTTCCCAAGCACGTAGTGGTAGTCAGTCGGTTGGGGAAAGGTGAGGGAGCTTGGGGGGAGTCGTGGCTGACTCTCAATGGAATAGCCGTCGGGAGCGAGCGCCGTTACGATCAGCACAAAAAACGCCAGCATCAGTAGCCAACCCATTTGCTGACGCCACACGCGTAACGGAATCGCTGCCGAGAGGGTGAGCAAAATTAACAGCGCCACCAGCGCCACACGCCAGTAGGGATTGGCTAACAGAGGAGCCACGAGAAAGCTCATCAGCCAGATAAACTTCACCCTGGAGTCCAGGTGATGGAGCCAGGTAACGGGTTGTTCTAGGTACAGCCCCAGGGGTAGCGATCGCAGTAAATCCATTTGGCTCTATACCCGTGTGGCGCGGTTGGCATTGCTCTGGATATTATTCCCAACCTCACGGACTTTCTTACCCCGCCACAGCAAGCGGATTGGTGTCCCTGTAAAGCCCAAATGTTCACGAAACTGACGCTCGATGTAGCGGCGGTAGTTGTCGTTAAATCGCTTAGGCTCGTTGACAAACAAAGCAATCGTGGGTGGCTGACTGGCGACCTGGGTGCCATAGTAAATTTTGCCCTGCCGCCCTTGGCGAGAGGTGGGGGGAGAGTGCCAGCTTACGGCTTCTTCTAGCACTTCATTAATCACCGAAGTGGTCACACGACGACGATGTCCCTCAGCGGCGGTGTCTACTAAATCCAAAATCTTTTCCACCCGCTGTCCAGTCTGAGCACTGACAAAAATGATCTCGGCCCAATCCACAAAACTCAGGCGGTCTTTAACCAGTTTTTCCTGTTCGTAGATTGTGTGGGAATCTTTTTCAACGGCATCCCATTTGTTCACCACAATCACAGCGGCACGTCCTTCTTCCGCAATTCGCCCTGCTAGTTTTTGGTCTTGCTCAGTCACTCCATCCAGGGCATCAATGACCATTAACACCACATCGGAGCGGCGAATGGCTTTAAACGCACGATTAATCCCAAAGAATTCTGGGCCATACTCCACATTCTTCTTTTTGCGAATTCCCGCCGTATCAATCAGGCGATAGGTTTTGCTTTCACCCTCCTTCTCTGGCTTACCCGGTCGTTCTACGACCATATCAATCGCATCGCGGGTGGTGCCAGAAATAGGGCTAACGATCGCACGATTTTCCCCAGTGAAGGCGTTCAATAAGCTGGACTTGCCCACGTTCGGGCGTCCGACAATGGCAACTTTAATCTCAGAGGTTTCTGACGGTATCTCTACCGGTTCCAGGTGCATAATCAGCTCATCGAGCAGTTCTCCAAGACCATTGCCATGAATCCCGGAGACAGGGAAAGGTTCGCCTAATCCTAATTCCCAAAACTGAGAGGATTGGATAATGCCCTGCTGTGGTGATTCGCATTTGTTCACGGCCAGGAAAAAAGGCACGGATTGTTGGCGCAACCATTCCGCGATCGTTTCATCTGCGGGTGTCGGCCCCTCCTGACCATCCACGACGAATATGGCTGCACTCGATTCAGCCAGCGCCGCCATGGCCTGTTCTCGGATCAGGGGTAAGAATTCGGTGTCATCATCAAAGACTAAGCCACCCGTATCGACAACCAAGAACTCGCGATCTTGCCAGAAGCCGGGGCGATACGTGCGATCGCGCGTTACCCCAGGTTCATCATGCACAATCGCATCGGTCACGCCTGCCAAACGATTGACCAGGGTTGATTTGCCCACATTGGGGCGTCCTATCACAGCAACAATTGGCAGAGCCATAACCGCATTCCTTGAGCAAGCAGAACAAAAATCCAGACACAAATTTTGTGCCGGTACGCTCTCATTGTAGCTAGCGGTTGCCGCAAACTTTATCGCTGCCGGGGCGAGAAGACCGAATCAAGGATGAAGGATGAAATTACCCCAATTCCGGAATTCGTTCCCCTGCGCTATCCCCTACTGCTCCACTTAGGGATGAGGGATGAATGGGGATTAACTTTTAAACGGTTCTCCAATTAATAAATAAGATTCATTTTCTTGTTGAACAACCTGCTGCTTCCAAATCATTTTTTCCGAAGAGTCTTCAAACAGAAGAAGCAATCTTTGGGTGGATTTATTTTCAGTTGGTTCACTCATGGCATAGATATTGATGTAGTCAGGTCTTAAAGAATTTTTTGACCGAGCAATTCCTTTAATATCAAAGCTAGATTTTTGGTCTTCTAAAATTTCTAAAAGAGTAGATTCAATCCCAATTAATTCCGGAAAAGCTAAAGTTACTTCTCGACCAACCACCACATCCAACGGATAATCAGAGAAATTTTTGACATCTGGAGAAGCCTCCAAAATAATAAAATTTTTATCCACTATTACATGCTCAATTTCATGTAATGCTAGGAGCTTTATCAGCATCGGACTCAATGAAGAATCCGATTTTTGGGTCTCTTTCGACAGTGGTTTAAGACGATAGCCCAAACTATGAACGGTTTGAATAACATTTTCAGCCCCTGCATCTTTGAGTTTACGTCGCAATCCTTTAATATGAGCTCTTACGGCACTTTCACTTGGAATTGAATCAAAAGACCAAAGACGATCCATAATAAAAGATGGACTTAATACCCGTTTCGGGTAATCAAAGAATAGTTTCAAAAGTTCATACTCTTTGGGATACAATCGCAGGGTGTTTCCTTGATAGCTGACTTCACAAGCTTCAGGATCTAAGCGTAAATCCCCCCACTTATACATCGGTGTGTGTCTCAATAAAGTGTAAGTTAGCGTGAGCTAATAGAAGTAGATAGTTTTGGAGAAAGTTGTTGTTCTCTGTTCTATCGTTATGCCAAAGCTCATAAACCTGGCAGATATTTTTAAGAAAACCAACCTATCTGTCTATCGGATTTTTGGATTTGGCTGCGAATACTTGAATCCATGTTGAACTTTAGAATAAACCTCCCGTTACACTTGCGTCTTCCTAACTGGCTGGTTACACCCTCAGGATTGGGCGAATTTTTACAAAATTATCATATACCTAGTGTAATGTGGCTATCACTTGAGAAAACAACTATATAGATCACCCTCAGATCCGACATTCCATACCTTCGGCTGGAATAATGGGTTGTTCGGGAATTGGGAATTAATCACTTTTAATATATTGACAACTTGACACTCCTCGGCCTCAAGGTAGGAGGATTCTTGGCTCAACCAGTCGGCTTTCTCAATGATTTCACAACCCTTGAGTAGCGGTTGTTCTGTCCCCAAGCGTTCATTTCCCTGTTTGATTTGTTACAGGTAGCGTTGAAGAAC
This portion of the Microcoleus sp. AS-A8 genome encodes:
- the der gene encoding ribosome biogenesis GTPase Der, with the protein product MALPIVAVIGRPNVGKSTLVNRLAGVTDAIVHDEPGVTRDRTYRPGFWQDREFLVVDTGGLVFDDDTEFLPLIREQAMAALAESSAAIFVVDGQEGPTPADETIAEWLRQQSVPFFLAVNKCESPQQGIIQSSQFWELGLGEPFPVSGIHGNGLGELLDELIMHLEPVEIPSETSEIKVAIVGRPNVGKSSLLNAFTGENRAIVSPISGTTRDAIDMVVERPGKPEKEGESKTYRLIDTAGIRKKKNVEYGPEFFGINRAFKAIRRSDVVLMVIDALDGVTEQDQKLAGRIAEEGRAAVIVVNKWDAVEKDSHTIYEQEKLVKDRLSFVDWAEIIFVSAQTGQRVEKILDLVDTAAEGHRRRVTTSVINEVLEEAVSWHSPPTSRQGRQGKIYYGTQVASQPPTIALFVNEPKRFNDNYRRYIERQFREHLGFTGTPIRLLWRGKKVREVGNNIQSNANRATRV
- a CDS encoding winged helix-turn-helix domain-containing protein, coding for MYKWGDLRLDPEACEVSYQGNTLRLYPKEYELLKLFFDYPKRVLSPSFIMDRLWSFDSIPSESAVRAHIKGLRRKLKDAGAENVIQTVHSLGYRLKPLSKETQKSDSSLSPMLIKLLALHEIEHVIVDKNFIILEASPDVKNFSDYPLDVVVGREVTLAFPELIGIESTLLEILEDQKSSFDIKGIARSKNSLRPDYINIYAMSEPTENKSTQRLLLLFEDSSEKMIWKQQVVQQENESYLLIGEPFKS